One stretch of Lacrimispora sphenoides DNA includes these proteins:
- a CDS encoding MATE family efflux transporter, protein MQSNFLKQSNEQRRDLILNGSVSATILFLSVPTLMMGLIQSAIPVIDGLFLNNLVGTQAASAVTYCTPIVNMISALAQGVSVAGMAIIGQSNGNGNFKHSRKISTQIIVFTFLLGFLLAPLLIALAFPISAHVNEEISHDVFVYLALSACVTPFSFMESIYNSIKNANGKPEDTFVRMVIMLILKIIFSALFIVVFHWGLVGSVMASLASNFLITGWMYYELFLKKTGERFVLKGFRFDWTIINTLMRIGFPAMLSSLMLNLGFFLINNEVEKYGAVVLNGQGIANNITSICFILPSSFGSAVTTMVSMNVGANQPEKAKKACLVGCVISAITAALLIALVVPLSSKLTVLFTRDASVLAVANQALHIYTYSVIGFGICMVQQGAFIGLGKTRITLFISLLRVWLLRYIFILATEQFLSFYSVFWGNLFSNYMAAIITTILIFRVKWVSDINY, encoded by the coding sequence ATGCAATCAAATTTTTTAAAACAAAGTAATGAGCAACGGAGGGATTTAATTCTTAACGGATCTGTTTCCGCGACCATATTATTTCTTTCCGTCCCCACTCTTATGATGGGTCTCATCCAATCCGCCATACCGGTCATCGACGGTCTGTTTCTCAACAATCTCGTAGGAACCCAGGCGGCAAGCGCTGTTACATACTGCACCCCCATTGTAAATATGATCTCTGCCCTGGCTCAGGGAGTGAGTGTGGCTGGAATGGCCATCATCGGGCAGTCTAATGGAAACGGCAACTTTAAACATAGCCGGAAGATTTCCACTCAAATCATCGTTTTTACCTTTTTACTGGGTTTTCTCCTGGCACCACTGCTGATTGCCCTTGCCTTTCCCATATCTGCCCATGTAAATGAAGAGATTTCTCACGATGTCTTTGTCTATCTTGCATTGAGCGCCTGTGTGACACCGTTTTCCTTCATGGAATCTATTTATAATTCCATAAAGAATGCCAATGGCAAGCCGGAGGATACCTTTGTCAGAATGGTGATCATGCTGATTTTAAAAATCATTTTCAGTGCCCTCTTTATCGTTGTTTTCCACTGGGGTCTTGTAGGTTCTGTCATGGCATCCCTGGCATCTAATTTTTTAATTACCGGATGGATGTACTATGAATTGTTTTTAAAGAAGACAGGAGAGCGCTTTGTCCTGAAAGGCTTCCGGTTTGACTGGACCATCATCAACACCCTTATGCGCATAGGCTTTCCTGCCATGCTTTCCAGTCTGATGCTAAACCTGGGATTCTTCCTCATCAACAATGAAGTGGAAAAATACGGAGCCGTTGTTTTAAATGGGCAGGGAATTGCCAATAACATTACCTCAATATGCTTCATACTGCCTTCATCCTTCGGTTCAGCCGTCACTACCATGGTCAGCATGAACGTGGGAGCAAACCAGCCGGAAAAGGCAAAAAAGGCTTGTTTGGTGGGCTGTGTCATAAGTGCAATCACTGCTGCCCTTTTGATCGCCCTGGTCGTTCCTCTGTCTTCTAAGCTTACGGTGTTATTTACCAGGGACGCCTCTGTTCTGGCCGTGGCGAACCAGGCGCTTCATATTTATACCTATTCCGTGATCGGATTTGGCATCTGTATGGTCCAGCAGGGGGCTTTTATCGGACTGGGAAAGACCCGGATCACTCTCTTCATCAGCTTGCTGCGGGTATGGCTCCTGCGGTACATATTTATATTGGCAACGGAGCAATTTCTAAGCTTTTATTCCGTATTCTGGGGCAACCTGTTTTCCAATTACATGGCCGCCATTATTACTACAATCCTGATTTTCAGGGTTAAATGGGTTTCCGACATAAACTACTGA
- a CDS encoding electron transfer flavoprotein subunit beta/FixA family protein gives MKILVCIKQVPDSNKVEVDPVTGVLKRDGAASKMNPYDLYAIETALRIKEKTGGLVDVISMGPPQAMQVIKEAFSMGADHGTLLSDRRFGGADVLATSYTLAQGIKAMREYDLILCGKQTTDGDTAQVGPEIAEWLNLPSVSNVVRIRKLEEDGITVDMDLPDEVEVAKVKFPCLLAVDKDIFQPRLPSYVKKLKTKDRKIQVLTLDDMKDKDEMNYGLNGSPTQVQKIFPPETNDKKEVWDESEDVLAKKLFDKMEELKFV, from the coding sequence ATGAAGATCCTTGTTTGTATCAAACAGGTACCTGACAGCAATAAAGTTGAGGTGGATCCTGTTACAGGCGTGTTAAAAAGAGACGGAGCGGCTTCAAAGATGAATCCCTATGACTTGTATGCCATAGAAACTGCCCTTCGGATCAAAGAGAAAACCGGAGGCCTTGTTGACGTTATTTCCATGGGACCTCCGCAGGCCATGCAGGTCATTAAGGAAGCATTTTCCATGGGGGCAGACCATGGAACGCTTTTGTCAGACAGACGTTTTGGAGGAGCTGATGTCCTTGCGACCAGCTATACCCTGGCACAGGGAATTAAGGCAATGAGAGAGTATGATTTAATTCTCTGCGGAAAGCAGACCACAGACGGGGATACCGCACAGGTAGGCCCGGAAATAGCGGAATGGTTAAACCTTCCAAGCGTATCTAATGTCGTGAGAATCCGGAAGTTGGAAGAAGATGGAATTACGGTAGATATGGATCTTCCTGATGAGGTAGAGGTGGCTAAAGTAAAATTCCCATGTCTGTTAGCAGTGGATAAAGATATTTTTCAGCCAAGACTCCCGTCATATGTAAAAAAATTAAAGACCAAGGACAGAAAGATTCAGGTTCTTACCCTTGATGATATGAAGGATAAGGACGAAATGAATTACGGTCTTAACGGATCACCCACTCAGGTACAAAAGATCTTCCCGCCGGAAACAAACGATAAAAAGGAAGTGTGGGATGAGTCGGAAGATGTGCTTGCGAAAAAGCTGTTTGACAAGATGGAAGAGCTGAAGTTTGTTTAG
- a CDS encoding electron transfer flavoprotein subunit alpha codes for MARLIIHQERISDRQELIKICPFGALEEQDGKVIVNAACKMCRLCVKKGPEGAVEYVEDVKKTGINKDKWKGIAVYADHVDGVVHPVTYELIGKAKEMVAVTGQEVYVLFMGKDIREKSEEILHYGADKVFLYDKEELARFKIEPYTAVFEDFISKVRPSSILVGATTVGRQLAPRVAARMKTGLTADCTILEMNENTDLSQIRPAFGGNIMAHIKTPNHRPQIATVRYKIMNAPARSEVTSGEIVNCDIDKGKLVCHVEVIDILPKEKETFIENSEVLVVAGRGVKKEEDLSMLRELADLMGGQVACTRPMAESGWLDAKYQIGLSGRTVRPKLIITCGVSGAIQFVAGMNHSDTIFAINKDPKAPIFKSAHYCLVGDLYEILPKLIARIKEKKGV; via the coding sequence ATGGCTAGGTTAATCATACATCAGGAGAGAATTTCTGATCGTCAGGAATTGATAAAAATCTGTCCCTTTGGAGCGCTGGAGGAGCAGGATGGAAAAGTTATCGTAAATGCTGCCTGCAAGATGTGCCGCCTTTGTGTAAAAAAGGGGCCTGAGGGTGCAGTAGAGTATGTGGAGGACGTGAAAAAAACCGGGATCAACAAAGACAAATGGAAGGGAATTGCTGTTTATGCAGACCATGTAGACGGCGTCGTTCATCCGGTCACCTATGAACTGATTGGAAAGGCAAAGGAGATGGTGGCAGTTACCGGGCAGGAGGTATATGTTCTGTTCATGGGAAAGGATATCCGTGAAAAAAGTGAAGAAATCCTTCATTATGGAGCTGATAAAGTCTTCCTATATGATAAGGAGGAGCTGGCCCGTTTTAAAATAGAGCCCTATACAGCAGTCTTTGAAGATTTTATAAGTAAAGTCAGGCCCTCTTCCATTCTGGTAGGAGCAACCACCGTAGGACGTCAGCTTGCGCCAAGAGTAGCTGCCAGAATGAAAACTGGTCTGACTGCGGACTGTACCATTCTGGAAATGAATGAAAATACGGATTTATCCCAGATCCGGCCAGCCTTTGGCGGCAACATTATGGCTCATATCAAGACCCCAAACCATCGTCCTCAGATCGCTACCGTCCGGTATAAAATCATGAATGCCCCTGCCCGCTCGGAAGTTACATCGGGAGAAATCGTGAACTGTGATATCGATAAGGGAAAGCTTGTCTGTCATGTGGAGGTCATTGATATTCTTCCAAAGGAGAAGGAGACCTTTATTGAGAATTCTGAAGTTCTGGTGGTTGCTGGAAGAGGAGTGAAAAAAGAAGAGGATTTAAGCATGCTCCGGGAGCTGGCAGATCTTATGGGAGGCCAGGTGGCATGCACCAGACCGATGGCTGAATCCGGCTGGTTGGATGCAAAATATCAGATTGGCTTAAGCGGACGTACGGTCAGGCCGAAGCTGATCATCACCTGTGGAGTTTCCGGTGCCATTCAGTTTGTGGCAGGCATGAACCATTCAGATACCATTTTTGCAATCAACAAAGACCCCAAGGCGCCGATCTTCAAATCAGCTCATTATTGTCTGGTAGGCGATCTCTATGAAATTCTCCCTAAACTGATTGCAAGGATAAAAGAGAAGAAAGGAGTATAA
- a CDS encoding FAD-binding oxidoreductase, with protein MEYTKLDKDDIAYIKSILLDEERILIGDFINEEYSHDELSSTSSYPDIVVKAKSAEEISEIMKYAYKNVIPVTPRGAGTGLVGSSVAMEHGIMIDTTLMNHVLELDEDNLTITVEPGVLLMELSAYVEDHDLFYPPDPGEKSATIGGNISTNAGGMRAVKYGVTRDYVRGLEVVLPSGEITEFGGKVVKNSSGYALKDLMVGAEGTLGFITKATLKLIPRPKMVISLLIPFPTLDHAINTVPLIVKSKTIPTAIEFMQREVIIDAEQYLGKAFPDKQSDAYLLLKFDGNSAEEIEQAYDSVAKLCLEQGALDVLISDTEEREDSIWKARGAFLEAIKGSTTYMDEVDMVVPRSSVNEMVTYLHGLQKECELRIKCFGHAGDGNLHAYMLKDDLSDEEWEKRMGKAMEKVYEKARKLGGQVSGEHGIGFAKKPYLRESLPEVNLILMNGIKKVFDPNNILNPHKIAQM; from the coding sequence ATGGAATATACAAAACTGGACAAAGATGATATTGCTTACATAAAAAGTATCCTTCTGGACGAGGAGCGTATTCTGATCGGTGATTTTATTAATGAAGAGTACAGTCATGATGAATTAAGCAGTACCAGCAGCTATCCTGACATTGTAGTGAAAGCAAAATCAGCAGAAGAGATATCTGAAATCATGAAGTATGCCTATAAAAATGTCATCCCTGTGACTCCGAGAGGTGCCGGTACCGGTCTGGTGGGGTCATCCGTAGCCATGGAACACGGAATCATGATAGATACCACGCTGATGAATCATGTACTTGAACTGGATGAGGATAATCTGACAATTACTGTGGAGCCAGGTGTTCTGCTGATGGAGCTTTCTGCTTACGTGGAAGATCATGATCTGTTCTACCCGCCGGATCCAGGCGAAAAATCTGCTACCATTGGTGGCAACATCAGCACCAATGCAGGAGGCATGCGCGCCGTGAAATATGGAGTGACACGTGATTATGTAAGGGGTCTGGAAGTTGTTCTTCCAAGTGGTGAGATTACGGAATTCGGAGGTAAGGTCGTAAAAAACAGCTCCGGGTATGCCCTTAAGGATTTAATGGTCGGAGCGGAGGGAACTCTTGGTTTTATTACAAAGGCCACGTTAAAGCTGATTCCCCGCCCCAAGATGGTGATCAGTCTGTTGATTCCGTTCCCTACCCTGGATCATGCAATCAATACGGTTCCTTTAATTGTCAAATCAAAGACCATTCCCACAGCCATTGAATTCATGCAGCGGGAAGTTATTATTGATGCAGAGCAGTATTTAGGAAAGGCATTTCCAGATAAGCAGTCAGACGCTTATCTGCTCTTAAAATTTGACGGAAATTCAGCAGAAGAAATTGAACAGGCATATGACAGCGTTGCAAAGCTCTGCCTGGAACAGGGCGCCCTTGATGTTCTGATTTCTGATACGGAGGAGAGAGAAGATTCCATCTGGAAGGCCAGGGGAGCATTCCTGGAAGCCATCAAAGGCTCTACCACCTACATGGATGAGGTCGATATGGTCGTTCCAAGAAGCTCAGTTAATGAAATGGTCACCTATCTGCATGGCCTGCAAAAAGAGTGTGAGTTAAGGATTAAATGCTTCGGGCATGCGGGAGACGGGAACCTCCATGCCTATATGCTGAAAGATGATTTAAGCGACGAGGAATGGGAAAAACGTATGGGCAAAGCTATGGAGAAAGTTTATGAAAAGGCCAGGAAGCTGGGAGGCCAGGTGTCCGGAGAACATGGCATTGGTTTTGCAAAGAAGCCTTACCTTAGGGAATCTCTCCCGGAGGTGAATCTAATTCTGATGAACGGAATTAAAAAGGTGTTTGACCCTAATAATATTTTAAATCCTCACAAGATTGCCCAGATGTAA
- a CDS encoding toll/interleukin-1 receptor domain-containing protein: protein MALLKCKMCGGDIEAAANQTYGTCDHCGSTMTLPKATDEQITNLYNRANHFRRQNDFDKASIAYENILNIDSLSAEAHWGLVLSRYGIEYVEDPQSHERIPTCHRVQSDSILADADYLAAFENAEDLYTKKLYESEAKCIAEIQKSILSISIKEKAYDVFICYKETTEGGSRTKDSTIAQDVYYQLTDEGYKVFFARISLEDKLGQQYEPYIFAALNSAKVMVVIGTKPEHFNATWVKNEWSRYLAMTKKDRSKLLIPCYSDMDAYDLPEELSLLQSQDMTKIGFIQDLIRGIKKMLSASDEKKDSHSQGTVNMPYLTPGVTQLLDRVSLFLEDGNYREADEYCNRALDLEPRNAQAYFYKLLVTLKLHYPDEIISLNTPLDKYPDYKKAVRFADDSFKTTLEGYNQKIMDRLESERKEDIYQTGLGKMQEAETEEEYLYAAKLFDSIKEYKDSSDKASISRTLANEKRIAKERAKEEKERFEQEYTDTMNSLRERIKELEKINMKLNIFQWAKKAEVDKELTGLYELMRKTREQYGKGW, encoded by the coding sequence ATGGCATTATTAAAATGTAAAATGTGCGGTGGGGATATCGAAGCTGCCGCTAATCAAACATATGGGACCTGTGACCATTGCGGCAGCACAATGACTTTACCTAAAGCGACTGACGAGCAGATAACAAACCTTTATAACCGAGCGAATCATTTTAGACGCCAGAATGACTTTGATAAAGCGTCAATAGCGTATGAGAACATCCTTAATATTGATTCCTTATCAGCAGAAGCACATTGGGGGCTCGTGTTGTCAAGATATGGAATCGAATATGTGGAAGACCCTCAGTCACATGAACGGATTCCAACTTGCCATCGTGTACAAAGTGATTCGATTTTGGCAGATGCGGATTATCTTGCAGCGTTTGAAAACGCAGAAGACCTCTACACAAAAAAGCTTTATGAGTCAGAGGCAAAATGCATTGCCGAAATACAAAAAAGTATTCTTTCGATATCCATAAAAGAAAAGGCGTATGATGTTTTTATTTGCTATAAGGAAACGACGGAAGGTGGAAGCCGCACAAAAGATAGCACAATAGCACAAGATGTCTATTACCAGTTAACCGATGAAGGCTATAAAGTATTTTTCGCTCGAATCTCTCTAGAGGACAAACTCGGTCAACAATATGAACCTTACATATTTGCCGCTTTAAATAGTGCAAAGGTTATGGTCGTAATTGGTACTAAACCGGAGCATTTTAATGCCACATGGGTCAAAAATGAATGGAGTCGATATCTGGCAATGACAAAAAAAGATAGAAGCAAACTTTTGATTCCTTGTTACAGCGATATGGATGCCTACGATTTACCCGAAGAATTGTCTCTACTTCAAAGCCAGGATATGACAAAGATAGGTTTTATCCAGGACTTAATACGGGGAATAAAGAAAATGCTGTCTGCTTCCGACGAAAAAAAAGACAGTCATTCTCAGGGAACTGTTAATATGCCATATTTGACACCTGGCGTTACTCAATTGTTAGACCGTGTCAGCCTTTTTCTTGAAGATGGTAATTATCGAGAAGCCGATGAATATTGTAATCGAGCGTTAGACTTAGAACCAAGAAACGCACAGGCATATTTCTATAAACTCCTAGTTACGTTAAAACTACATTATCCAGATGAAATAATTTCCCTTAATACTCCTCTTGATAAATATCCTGACTACAAAAAAGCTGTTCGATTCGCCGATGATAGTTTTAAAACGACTCTTGAAGGCTACAATCAAAAAATTATGGATCGATTGGAAAGTGAACGCAAAGAGGATATTTATCAAACGGGGTTAGGTAAAATGCAGGAGGCCGAGACCGAGGAAGAATATTTATATGCTGCTAAATTATTTGATAGTATAAAGGAATATAAAGATTCGAGTGATAAAGCAAGTATAAGTCGCACTTTAGCAAATGAAAAACGCATTGCAAAAGAACGTGCCAAAGAGGAAAAAGAACGCTTTGAACAAGAGTATACAGATACCATGAACTCGTTGAGAGAACGAATAAAAGAACTTGAAAAGATCAATATGAAACTTAACATATTTCAATGGGCGAAAAAGGCTGAAGTTGATAAAGAGCTTACAGGATTGTACGAGCTGATGCGAAAAACACGGGAACAATATGGGAAGGGCTGGTAA
- a CDS encoding SPFH domain-containing protein, with protein MANIFQIVKYEGDNSTFIWKSDVEDFNTGTQLIVHESQEAIFFMNGQALDLFGPGRHTLETQNIPLVRKFLSAPTNDQTPFHCEVYFINKAEIMSIKWGTDSQVQYMEPSYKFPLKIGASGEMSLRVDDSRKLLIKLVGTEKSIDKAGLTQMFRIFLMAKVKPYLAQTMQNSEFGIFEVDSRMDELSTALHKQLTPDFADYGLSLERFFVTTIVKPEGDKAYESFQDIHIRQYADVANAQLRQKVGIIDQQTSAQRLVIESAAMAQKRAQEGYTYQSERGFDIAEKVAQNEGVGNLSSAGIGLGMMGGIAGSMGSVVAGITTDAIHPVMSQTDELKNNFTNTPAESGKGPLAGSDEMASFKQKLEKLKLMKETGILSDEEFDEEKKKLLNSL; from the coding sequence ATGGCAAATATATTTCAAATTGTCAAGTATGAAGGAGATAACAGCACTTTTATATGGAAATCAGATGTTGAAGATTTTAACACTGGAACTCAACTGATCGTCCATGAGTCTCAGGAAGCAATTTTTTTTATGAATGGTCAGGCGTTAGACCTGTTTGGTCCAGGACGCCATACACTTGAAACACAAAATATTCCCTTAGTAAGAAAGTTCCTGAGTGCACCAACGAATGACCAAACACCTTTTCATTGTGAAGTCTATTTTATTAATAAGGCTGAAATAATGTCAATTAAATGGGGGACAGATAGCCAGGTTCAGTACATGGAGCCCTCCTATAAATTCCCGTTAAAAATTGGGGCGTCAGGTGAAATGTCATTGCGTGTTGACGATTCCAGAAAACTGCTTATAAAACTTGTTGGAACGGAAAAATCCATTGATAAAGCAGGGCTTACGCAGATGTTCCGTATTTTTCTAATGGCTAAAGTAAAACCATATCTGGCTCAAACAATGCAGAACAGCGAATTCGGCATATTTGAAGTTGATTCACGTATGGATGAGCTTTCAACTGCTTTGCACAAACAATTGACTCCCGACTTTGCTGATTATGGCCTGTCACTTGAACGTTTTTTTGTTACAACGATTGTGAAGCCGGAGGGAGATAAAGCATATGAGTCCTTTCAGGATATACATATTCGACAATATGCTGATGTCGCGAACGCACAATTAAGACAAAAGGTGGGAATAATCGACCAGCAAACCAGCGCACAGAGATTGGTTATTGAATCTGCTGCAATGGCTCAGAAAAGGGCGCAAGAAGGATATACCTATCAATCGGAACGAGGTTTTGATATCGCTGAGAAGGTTGCCCAAAATGAAGGAGTTGGGAATCTTTCCAGTGCCGGTATTGGGCTCGGAATGATGGGAGGTATTGCTGGTAGCATGGGTTCAGTGGTGGCTGGCATTACTACCGATGCCATTCATCCTGTCATGTCGCAAACGGACGAATTGAAAAACAATTTTACAAATACGCCTGCTGAATCTGGAAAAGGACCTTTGGCAGGTTCTGATGAAATGGCTTCTTTTAAACAAAAACTAGAAAAGCTGAAGTTAATGAAAGAGACAGGAATTCTCTCTGATGAGGAATTTGATGAAGAAAAGAAAAAACTGCTGAACAGCCTATAA
- a CDS encoding DUF6508 domain-containing protein, with product MAERFEILTKYISQLAKAEYGNWIIDKENKGNVENPIRMSFVNYSDFVSAFIQDVYKTIDDNEDMDLNHYGEILEKNGLEWGIISMKEAEVSSLDAQCIMALITGAVRAERFCDGTLLDFIKSGCIAKWLNRLKEVDSRMCY from the coding sequence ATGGCAGAGAGATTTGAAATATTGACAAAATATATATCACAGCTTGCAAAAGCTGAGTACGGTAATTGGATAATTGATAAAGAAAATAAAGGAAATGTAGAAAATCCTATTCGAATGTCATTTGTTAATTATTCAGATTTTGTCAGTGCATTCATACAAGATGTATATAAAACCATAGATGACAATGAAGATATGGATTTAAATCATTATGGAGAAATTCTGGAAAAGAATGGTCTTGAATGGGGAATTATATCTATGAAAGAAGCAGAGGTGTCGTCATTAGATGCTCAGTGTATCATGGCTCTTATAACAGGAGCAGTCCGTGCTGAACGGTTCTGTGATGGAACGTTACTGGATTTCATTAAAAGTGGCTGTATTGCAAAATGGCTGAATAGATTAAAGGAAGTAGATTCCCGTATGTGTTATTGA
- a CDS encoding ABC transporter permease, whose amino-acid sequence MIETHPTLAQQEFIEKEKLHRRNVRVWRTMLLVLLLSLWELCARLGMINDFIFSSPSRVTICFLNMVVDKSIFMHIGVTVMETLISFALVTVSGLLIAVFLWSSRSVSEVLEPYLVMLNSLPKSALAPILIVWLGNNIKTIIVASISVAVFGCIMTLHTGFSQVDPDMIKLIYSLGGKKKDVLFKVLLPGSVPLIISNTKVNIGLCLVGVIIGEFLAANKGLGYLIIYGSQVFKMDLVVMSIVILCIVSAILYQGIALLEKKIKF is encoded by the coding sequence ATGATTGAGACTCATCCCACCTTAGCCCAACAGGAGTTTATTGAAAAGGAAAAGCTGCACCGCCGCAATGTCAGAGTGTGGCGTACCATGCTGCTGGTACTGCTTCTTTCTCTTTGGGAGCTGTGTGCAAGACTGGGCATGATCAATGACTTCATATTCAGCTCACCTTCCCGTGTGACCATCTGCTTTCTTAATATGGTAGTGGACAAAAGCATTTTTATGCACATCGGGGTAACCGTAATGGAAACCCTCATAAGCTTTGCCCTGGTCACTGTCTCAGGCCTGCTGATCGCTGTTTTTTTATGGTCCAGCCGCAGTGTATCGGAAGTATTGGAGCCTTATCTTGTCATGCTTAACAGCCTTCCAAAATCCGCCCTTGCTCCCATCTTAATTGTATGGCTGGGCAATAATATTAAGACCATCATTGTTGCTTCCATTTCTGTGGCCGTTTTTGGATGCATCATGACGCTCCATACCGGTTTTTCCCAGGTAGATCCTGACATGATCAAGTTAATCTATTCCCTGGGCGGTAAGAAAAAGGATGTTCTTTTCAAGGTACTTCTACCTGGTTCTGTGCCTCTTATCATCAGCAATACAAAGGTCAATATCGGTCTTTGTCTGGTTGGTGTCATCATTGGAGAATTTTTGGCGGCAAATAAAGGACTGGGATATTTGATTATCTATGGAAGCCAGGTATTTAAAATGGATCTGGTGGTAATGAGCATCGTGATCCTGTGTATTGTATCGGCAATTTTGTATCAGGGGATTGCTTTGCTGGAGAAGAAGATTAAATTTTAA
- a CDS encoding ABC transporter ATP-binding protein, with protein sequence MKPKLEVRGISYSYHSLEGETLALSNISFTADNGEFLAIVGPSGCGKSTLLSLLSGLLEPDEGEILIDGVSQAKSGVNIGYMLQRDHLFEWRTIMGNAELGLEIQKKRNKSSKEKLHQMLHTYGLGSFEQAKPSELSGGMRQRAALVRTLALEPDLLLLDEPFSALDYQTRLSVCDDISSIIKSTHKTAILITHDLSEAISVADRVIVLTSRPGKIKAIVPVSFGGDDIRPLTRRNMPEFSVYFNQVWKELQNHD encoded by the coding sequence ATGAAGCCAAAACTGGAAGTTCGCGGGATCAGTTACTCCTATCATTCCCTTGAGGGTGAGACACTGGCCCTTTCCAATATATCATTTACTGCAGATAACGGAGAATTTCTTGCAATCGTCGGCCCATCCGGCTGCGGGAAATCTACCCTTCTATCTCTTCTTAGCGGATTATTAGAACCTGACGAAGGTGAAATCTTAATTGACGGCGTCTCCCAGGCAAAATCCGGCGTCAATATCGGTTACATGCTGCAGCGGGATCACCTTTTTGAATGGCGTACTATTATGGGAAATGCCGAACTGGGGCTGGAAATTCAGAAAAAGCGAAACAAAAGCTCCAAAGAAAAGCTGCATCAGATGCTCCATACTTACGGCCTTGGAAGCTTTGAGCAGGCAAAGCCGTCTGAACTGTCCGGAGGTATGCGGCAGCGTGCCGCACTGGTCCGCACCCTGGCCCTGGAACCGGACCTTCTTTTATTAGACGAACCATTTTCCGCATTGGACTATCAAACCAGGCTTTCCGTCTGTGATGACATCAGTTCCATTATAAAAAGCACTCATAAAACTGCGATTCTTATCACACATGACCTTTCCGAAGCTATCAGTGTTGCCGACAGAGTCATCGTACTGACAAGCAGGCCCGGCAAAATAAAAGCCATCGTACCTGTTTCCTTCGGAGGCGACGATATACGGCCTTTGACACGGCGAAACATGCCGGAATTTTCTGTTTACTTTAATCAGGTATGGAAGGAGCTGCAGAATCATGATTGA
- the rimP gene encoding ribosome maturation factor RimP encodes MAKREEYEAKTESFLLPLMEENNFELVDVEYVKEAGNWYLRAYIDKEGGITVDDCETISRRLGDWLDEKDFIADSYILEVSSPGLGRPLKKDKDFNRSIGKDVDIKLYKPLNKQKDFTGTLTSYDRETVTITQEDGIELVLNRPEIALIRLAFDF; translated from the coding sequence ATGGCGAAGAGAGAAGAGTACGAGGCAAAGACAGAAAGCTTTTTGCTGCCCCTTATGGAAGAAAATAATTTCGAACTGGTAGATGTAGAGTACGTAAAAGAAGCAGGAAACTGGTATCTGCGGGCTTATATAGATAAAGAAGGTGGGATTACGGTAGATGATTGCGAAACCATAAGCCGCAGGCTGGGAGACTGGCTGGATGAAAAGGATTTTATTGCGGACAGTTACATTTTAGAGGTAAGCTCTCCGGGGCTTGGAAGACCGCTAAAAAAAGATAAAGACTTTAATAGAAGTATCGGAAAAGATGTGGATATTAAGTTATATAAGCCTTTAAACAAACAGAAGGATTTTACAGGAACGCTTACATCCTATGACAGGGAAACAGTGACCATTACCCAGGAAGACGGAATAGAGCTTGTGTTGAACCGCCCGGAAATCGCTTTGATCCGGCTGGCATTTGATTTCTAA